One Kitasatospora sp. MAP12-44 DNA segment encodes these proteins:
- a CDS encoding TerD family protein, with translation MSVNLAKGQHVSLRKDSGESLSLVRMGLGWRAAPKRGLFGSRTRQIDLDASALLYADRTPADVVFFQQLVSKDGSIRHTGDNLVGGAGAGSDDESIVVDLSRIPAQITQVVFTVSSYTGQTFAEVENAHCRLVDELTDQELARYELAGGGAHTGQIMAKVFRDEAGGWGMRAIGAPARARTFQDLLPAIEPFL, from the coding sequence GTGTCGGTGAATCTGGCCAAGGGACAGCACGTCAGCCTGCGCAAGGACTCCGGGGAGTCGCTGAGCCTGGTCCGGATGGGCCTGGGCTGGCGGGCGGCCCCCAAGCGCGGCCTGTTCGGCAGCCGCACCCGGCAGATCGACCTGGACGCGTCCGCGCTGCTCTACGCCGACCGCACCCCGGCCGACGTGGTCTTCTTCCAGCAGCTGGTGAGCAAGGACGGCTCGATCCGGCACACCGGGGACAACCTGGTCGGCGGCGCCGGTGCCGGATCGGACGACGAGTCGATCGTGGTGGACCTCTCCCGGATCCCGGCACAGATCACCCAGGTGGTCTTCACCGTCAGCTCCTACACCGGGCAGACCTTCGCCGAGGTGGAGAACGCGCACTGCCGCCTGGTGGACGAGCTGACCGACCAGGAGCTGGCCCGCTACGAGCTGGCCGGCGGCGGCGCGCACACCGGCCAGATCATGGCCAAGGTCTTCCGCGACGAGGCCGGCGGCTGGGGCATGCGGGCGATCGGCGCGCCGGCCCGGGCCCGGACCTTCCAGGATCTGCTGCCCGCGATCGAGCCCTTCCTCTAG
- a CDS encoding TerC family protein has translation MDVSLALWITTAGVLTALIAADFFIGGRKPHEVSIKEAGTWTVVWVVLALIFGGFLWWSHGAQPAGEFIAGYITEKSLSVDNLFVFILIMGKFAVPRIYQQRVLMVGVIIALVLRAVFIAGGAALVTTFSWVFYLFGAFLVWTAWKLIKEARAEHDDEQEYEENRLLRAIERRVPSTGVYHGTKLFVRTGGRRLMTPMLVVMLAIGTTDVLFALDSIPAIFGLTQEPYIVFTANAFALMGLRQLYFLIGGLLKKLVHLSYGLSVILGFIGVKLVLHALHESGAHVPEIGIPFSLGFIVLVLAVTTASSLVATRNNNPDYGRFGDPGGCS, from the coding sequence GTGGACGTTTCCCTCGCCCTTTGGATCACCACCGCCGGAGTGCTGACCGCACTCATCGCCGCCGACTTCTTCATCGGAGGCCGCAAGCCGCACGAGGTCTCGATCAAGGAGGCCGGCACCTGGACCGTGGTCTGGGTAGTGCTGGCGCTGATATTCGGCGGCTTCCTGTGGTGGAGTCACGGCGCGCAGCCGGCCGGTGAGTTCATCGCCGGCTACATCACCGAGAAGTCGCTGAGTGTCGACAACCTCTTCGTCTTCATCCTGATCATGGGCAAGTTCGCGGTGCCGCGGATCTACCAGCAGCGGGTGCTGATGGTCGGTGTGATCATCGCCCTGGTGCTGCGCGCGGTCTTCATCGCCGGCGGCGCGGCCCTGGTCACCACCTTCTCCTGGGTCTTCTACCTCTTCGGCGCGTTCCTGGTGTGGACCGCCTGGAAGCTGATCAAGGAGGCCCGCGCCGAGCACGACGACGAGCAGGAGTACGAGGAGAACCGGCTGCTCAGGGCCATCGAGCGGCGGGTGCCGTCGACCGGCGTCTACCACGGCACCAAGCTGTTCGTCCGTACGGGTGGTCGGCGTCTGATGACGCCGATGCTGGTCGTGATGCTGGCCATCGGCACCACCGACGTGCTCTTCGCGCTGGACTCGATCCCGGCGATCTTCGGGCTCACCCAGGAGCCGTACATCGTCTTCACCGCCAACGCCTTCGCCCTGATGGGGCTGCGCCAGCTGTACTTCCTGATCGGCGGGCTGCTGAAGAAGCTGGTGCACCTCTCCTACGGGCTCTCGGTGATCCTGGGCTTCATCGGCGTCAAGCTGGTGCTGCACGCGCTGCACGAGAGCGGGGCGCACGTCCCGGAGATCGGCATCCCGTTCTCGCTGGGCTTCATCGTGCTGGTGCTCGCGGTCACCACGGCCAGCAGCCTGGTCGCCACCCGCAACAACAATCCCGATTACGGCCGATTTGGCGACCCCGGAGGCTGTTCCTGA
- a CDS encoding cold-shock protein: MATGTVKWFNAEKGFGFIEQDGGGADVFAHYSNIAAQGFRELIEGQKVQFDVTQGQKGPQAENITVI; the protein is encoded by the coding sequence ATGGCTACCGGTACCGTGAAGTGGTTCAACGCCGAGAAGGGCTTCGGCTTCATCGAGCAGGATGGTGGCGGCGCTGACGTCTTCGCCCACTACTCGAACATCGCCGCCCAGGGCTTCCGCGAGCTCATCGAGGGCCAGAAGGTCCAGTTCGACGTCACGCAGGGCCAGAAGGGCCCGCAGGCGGAGAACATCACCGTCATCTGA
- a CDS encoding MBL fold metallo-hydrolase: MSYHGAVKVGGPPDVRELAHLIVTKVAVGPSDNNAYLLRCRATDEQLLIDAAADAPALLETVGDQLATVVTTHRHHDHWTALAAVVAATGARTAAGVIDAPAIDVPTDLLLADGDILRVGAVELTVRHLVGHTPGAIVLIYDDPEGHPHVFAGDCLFPGGIGATFGVAEDFRTLYRDVKAKLFDVLPDESWIYPGHGNDTTLGAERPQLGAWLARGW, from the coding sequence TTGAGTTACCACGGAGCGGTCAAGGTCGGCGGGCCGCCGGACGTCCGCGAACTCGCGCACCTGATCGTCACCAAGGTCGCGGTCGGCCCGTCCGACAACAACGCCTATCTGCTGCGCTGCCGGGCCACCGACGAGCAGCTGCTGATCGACGCCGCCGCCGACGCCCCGGCCCTGCTGGAGACGGTCGGCGACCAGCTCGCCACCGTGGTCACCACGCACCGCCACCACGACCACTGGACCGCGCTGGCCGCGGTGGTGGCCGCCACCGGGGCCCGGACCGCGGCCGGGGTGATCGACGCACCGGCCATCGACGTCCCCACCGACCTGCTGCTCGCCGACGGCGACATCCTGCGGGTCGGCGCCGTCGAGCTGACCGTCCGCCACCTGGTCGGCCACACCCCGGGCGCGATCGTGCTGATCTACGACGACCCCGAGGGCCACCCGCACGTCTTCGCCGGGGACTGCCTCTTCCCCGGCGGCATCGGCGCCACCTTCGGGGTCGCGGAGGATTTCCGCACGCTGTACCGGGACGTCAAGGCGAAGCTCTTCGACGTGCTGCCGGACGAGTCCTGGATCTACCCCGGCCACGGGAACGACACCACGCTGGGCGCCGAGCGCCCGCAGTTGGGCGCGTGGCTGGCGCGCGGCTGGTAG
- a CDS encoding maleylpyruvate isomerase family mycothiol-dependent enzyme, whose product MSDQRPDQAAVAAIASGTLRTVAESTEHLLRTVALLAPEALAEPSALPGWTRGHVLAHIARNADSLINLLETARTGRDIPQYASDAAREEGIQQGAGRPLAEQLADLRDSADRFAAAAATLPPEAWAVELKHRHGYLFPATELPWKRLAEVEYHHVDLNAGYTPAHWPAEFAAVEFGKLTARFADLPGIPALQLVSDDSADRAAFGAGAPALVVEGPIRGLTAWLSGRSDGDGLQVHRDGVQLTDPRTALPELPPMA is encoded by the coding sequence ATGTCCGACCAGCGACCCGACCAGGCCGCCGTTGCCGCCATCGCCAGTGGCACGCTGCGCACCGTGGCCGAGAGCACCGAGCACCTGCTGCGCACCGTCGCCCTGCTCGCCCCCGAGGCGCTCGCCGAGCCCTCCGCCCTGCCCGGCTGGACCCGCGGCCACGTGCTGGCGCACATCGCCCGCAACGCCGACTCGCTGATCAACCTGCTGGAGACCGCGCGCACCGGCCGGGACATCCCGCAGTACGCGAGCGACGCCGCCCGCGAGGAGGGCATCCAGCAGGGTGCCGGGCGACCGCTCGCCGAGCAGCTGGCGGACCTGCGCGACTCGGCCGACCGCTTCGCCGCCGCGGCCGCCACGCTGCCCCCCGAGGCCTGGGCGGTCGAGCTCAAGCACCGTCACGGCTACCTCTTCCCCGCCACCGAGCTGCCCTGGAAGCGCCTGGCGGAGGTCGAGTACCACCACGTCGACCTGAACGCCGGCTACACCCCCGCGCACTGGCCCGCCGAGTTCGCCGCCGTCGAGTTCGGCAAGCTGACCGCCCGCTTCGCCGACCTCCCCGGGATCCCGGCCCTCCAGCTGGTCAGCGACGACAGCGCGGACCGGGCGGCCTTCGGCGCGGGCGCCCCCGCGCTGGTCGTCGAGGGCCCGATCCGCGGGCTGACCGCCTGGCTCTCCGGCCGCTCGGACGGCGACGGCCTCCAGGTGCACCGCGACGGCGTCCAGCTCACCGACCCGCGCACCGCCCTGCCGGAGCTCCCGCCGATGGCCTGA
- the uvrA gene encoding excinuclease ABC subunit UvrA, whose translation MADRLIVRGAREHNLKNVSLDLPRDSLIVFTGLSGSGKSSLAFDTIFAEGQRRYVESLSSYARQFLGQMDKPDVDFIEGLSPAVSIDQKSTNRNPRSTVGTITEVYDYLRLLFARIGEPHCPHCARPIARQSPQAIVDRVLELAEGTRFQVLSPVVRERKGEFVELFADLQSKGYARARVDGATIQLTEPPKLKKQEKHTIEVVIDRLTVKESAKRRLTDSVETALKLAGGMVVLDFVDLPEDDPERERMFSEHLYCPYDDVSFEELEPRSFSFNSPFGACPECSGLGARMEVDPELVVPDDQKSLDEGAIHPWSGGHMKEYFGRLIDALSAELGFRTDIPWAGLPARAKKALLYGHKAQVEVRYNNRYGRERSYVTGFEGVIPFVQRRHTEAETDSSRERFEGYMREVPCPACQGTRLKPVVLAVTVQGRSIADVAAMSISDCADFLGAMKLKARDKQIAERVLKEVNERLRFLVDVGLDYLSLNRAAGTLSGGEAQRIRLATQIGSGLVGVLYVLDEPSIGLHQRDNHRLIETLVRLRDIGNTLIVVEHDEDTIKMADWVVDIGPGAGEHGGKVVHSGSLKELLANKESLTGQYLSGKRSIPIPEVRRPRDAKRQIVVHGAREHNLQDVTVGFPLGLFTAITGVSGSGKSTLVNDILYTHLARELNGARSVPGRHTRVTGTDLVDKVVHVDQSPIGRTPRSNPATYTGVFDHVRRLFAETVEAKVRGYLPGRFSFNVKGGRCENCAGDGTIKIEMNFLPDVYVPCEVCHGARYNRETLEVHFKGKSIADVLDMPIEEGLEFFEAVPAIARHLRTLNEVGLGYVRLGQSAPTLSGGEAQRVKLASELQKRSTGRTVYVLDEPTTGLHFEDISKLIKVLTGLVEKGNSVIVIEHNLDVIKTADWVVDMGPEGGNGGGMVVAEGTPEEVAAVTASHTGKFLRDILGDRVTDEAPVPAPRTPRKRAAVKAAVKK comes from the coding sequence GTGGCCGACCGCCTCATCGTCCGCGGTGCTCGCGAGCACAACCTCAAGAACGTCTCGCTCGATCTGCCCCGGGACTCCCTCATCGTCTTCACGGGGCTGTCGGGGTCCGGCAAGTCCTCGCTGGCGTTCGACACGATCTTCGCCGAGGGCCAGCGCCGCTACGTCGAGTCGCTGTCCTCCTACGCCCGGCAGTTCCTGGGCCAGATGGACAAGCCCGACGTCGACTTCATCGAGGGCCTCTCGCCGGCCGTCTCGATCGACCAGAAGTCCACCAACCGCAACCCGCGCTCCACGGTCGGCACGATCACCGAGGTGTACGACTACCTCCGGCTGCTCTTCGCCCGGATCGGCGAGCCGCACTGCCCGCACTGCGCCCGCCCGATCGCCCGGCAGTCGCCGCAGGCCATCGTGGACCGGGTGCTCGAACTCGCCGAGGGCACCCGCTTCCAGGTGCTCAGCCCGGTGGTGCGCGAGCGCAAGGGCGAGTTCGTCGAGCTCTTCGCCGACCTCCAGTCCAAGGGCTACGCCCGCGCCCGGGTGGACGGCGCCACGATCCAGCTGACCGAGCCGCCCAAGCTCAAGAAGCAGGAGAAGCACACCATCGAGGTGGTCATCGACCGCCTCACCGTCAAGGAGAGCGCCAAGCGCCGGCTGACCGACTCGGTCGAGACGGCGCTCAAGCTGGCCGGCGGCATGGTGGTGCTGGACTTCGTCGACCTCCCCGAGGACGACCCCGAGCGCGAGCGGATGTTCTCCGAGCACCTCTACTGCCCGTACGACGACGTGTCGTTCGAGGAGTTGGAGCCACGCTCGTTCTCCTTCAACTCGCCGTTCGGCGCCTGCCCCGAGTGCAGCGGTCTCGGCGCGCGGATGGAGGTCGACCCGGAGCTCGTCGTCCCCGACGACCAGAAGTCGCTGGACGAGGGCGCCATCCACCCCTGGTCCGGCGGCCATATGAAGGAGTACTTCGGCCGGCTGATCGACGCGCTCTCGGCCGAGTTGGGCTTCCGCACCGACATCCCGTGGGCCGGGCTGCCCGCGCGCGCCAAGAAGGCGCTGCTGTACGGGCACAAGGCGCAGGTCGAGGTGCGGTACAACAACCGCTACGGGCGCGAGCGTTCGTACGTCACGGGCTTCGAGGGCGTGATCCCGTTCGTCCAGCGCCGGCACACCGAGGCGGAGACGGACAGCAGCCGCGAGCGCTTCGAGGGCTATATGCGCGAGGTGCCGTGTCCGGCCTGCCAGGGCACCCGGCTCAAGCCGGTGGTGCTCGCGGTCACCGTGCAGGGCAGGTCGATCGCGGACGTCGCGGCCATGTCGATCAGCGACTGCGCCGACTTCCTGGGCGCGATGAAGCTCAAGGCCCGCGACAAGCAGATCGCCGAGCGGGTGCTCAAGGAGGTCAACGAGCGGCTGCGCTTCCTGGTCGACGTCGGCCTTGACTACCTCTCGCTCAACCGCGCGGCCGGCACCCTCTCCGGCGGTGAGGCCCAGCGGATCCGGCTCGCCACCCAGATCGGCTCCGGCCTGGTCGGCGTGCTCTACGTGCTGGACGAGCCCTCGATCGGCCTGCACCAGCGCGACAACCACCGCCTGATCGAGACGCTGGTCCGGCTGCGCGACATCGGCAACACCCTGATCGTCGTGGAGCACGACGAGGACACCATCAAGATGGCCGACTGGGTGGTCGACATCGGCCCGGGCGCCGGCGAGCACGGCGGCAAGGTGGTGCACTCCGGCTCGCTCAAGGAGCTGCTGGCCAACAAGGAGTCGCTGACCGGCCAGTACCTCTCCGGCAAGCGCTCGATCCCGATCCCCGAGGTGCGCCGCCCGCGGGACGCCAAGCGCCAGATCGTGGTGCACGGCGCCCGCGAGCACAACCTGCAGGACGTCACGGTCGGCTTCCCGCTCGGCCTCTTCACGGCGATCACCGGCGTCTCCGGCTCCGGCAAGTCCACCCTGGTCAACGACATCCTCTACACCCACCTGGCCCGCGAGTTGAACGGCGCGCGCAGCGTGCCCGGCCGGCACACCCGGGTCACCGGTACGGACTTGGTGGACAAGGTGGTGCACGTCGACCAGTCGCCGATCGGCCGCACCCCGCGCTCCAACCCGGCCACCTACACCGGGGTGTTCGACCATGTGCGGCGGCTCTTCGCGGAGACCGTGGAGGCGAAGGTGCGCGGCTACCTGCCGGGCCGCTTCTCCTTCAACGTCAAGGGCGGCCGCTGCGAGAACTGCGCGGGCGACGGCACCATCAAGATCGAGATGAACTTCCTGCCCGACGTCTACGTCCCGTGCGAGGTCTGCCACGGGGCGCGGTACAACCGGGAGACGCTGGAGGTGCACTTCAAGGGCAAGTCGATCGCCGATGTGCTCGACATGCCGATCGAGGAGGGCCTGGAGTTCTTCGAGGCCGTCCCCGCCATCGCCCGCCACCTGCGCACGCTCAACGAGGTCGGGCTCGGCTACGTCCGGCTCGGCCAGAGCGCGCCGACGCTCTCCGGCGGCGAGGCGCAGCGCGTCAAGCTCGCCTCCGAGCTGCAGAAGCGCTCCACCGGGCGGACCGTCTATGTGCTCGACGAGCCCACCACCGGCCTGCACTTCGAGGACATCAGCAAGCTGATCAAGGTGCTGACCGGTCTGGTCGAGAAGGGCAACTCGGTGATCGTCATCGAGCACAACCTCGATGTGATCAAGACCGCCGACTGGGTCGTGGACATGGGCCCCGAGGGCGGCAACGGCGGTGGCATGGTGGTCGCCGAGGGCACGCCGGAGGAGGTCGCGGCGGTCACCGCCAGCCACACCGGCAAGTTCCTGCGGGACATCCTGGGCGACCGGGTGACCGACGAGGCACCCGTCCCGGCACCCCGGACGCCGCGCAAGCGCGCGGCCGTCAAGGCGGCCGTCAAGAAGTAG
- a CDS encoding Rieske (2Fe-2S) protein: MSEAADSPATTRRTLLCGVAVLAAGGATLGVAGCSGSGSTGSGGSTDAKSTAKAEPVTVGAVADVPVGGGKVYREQKLVVTQPAAGQYKSFSAVCTHAGCTVDQVASSLIQCPCHGSRFNITDGSVADGPAPSPLPEYQVTVQNGAFVVATT; the protein is encoded by the coding sequence GTGTCCGAGGCTGCCGACAGTCCCGCCACCACCCGCCGCACCCTTCTCTGCGGCGTCGCCGTGCTCGCCGCGGGCGGTGCCACGCTCGGGGTGGCCGGCTGCTCCGGGTCAGGATCCACCGGGTCCGGTGGATCCACCGACGCCAAGTCCACGGCGAAGGCCGAGCCGGTCACCGTCGGCGCGGTCGCGGACGTCCCGGTCGGCGGCGGCAAGGTCTACCGGGAGCAGAAGCTCGTGGTCACCCAGCCGGCCGCCGGTCAGTACAAGAGCTTCAGTGCCGTCTGCACCCACGCCGGCTGCACCGTGGACCAGGTCGCCAGCAGCCTGATCCAGTGCCCCTGCCACGGCAGCCGGTTCAACATCACCGACGGCTCCGTCGCGGACGGCCCGGCGCCGAGCCCGCTGCCGGAGTACCAGGTCACCGTCCAGAACGGCGCGTTCGTGGTGGCCACCACCTGA
- the uvrC gene encoding excinuclease ABC subunit UvrC — translation MADPSTYRPAPGAIPTSPGVYRFRDAHGRVIYVGKAKSLRPRLSSYFQDIANLHPRTATMVTTAASVEWTVVGTEVEALQLEYSWIKEYDPRFNVKYRDDKSYPELAVTLNDEFPRVQVMRGAHKKGVRYFGPYGHAWAIRETVDLLLRVFPVRTCSNGVFKRAQQVGRPCLLGYIGKCAAPCVGRISPDDHVALAEEFCDFMAGRTGNYLRRLEDGMREAAAELEYEKAARLRDDIEALKRAMEKNAVVLADGTDADLLALAEDELEAAVQIFHVRGGRVRGQRGWVTDKVEDVDTAALVEHALQQLYGGGTAEAVPREVLVPALPEPAAPVREWLTGLRGAQVDLRVPQRGDKKDLMATVERNAQQALALHKTKRASDLTTRSRALQEIADALELDSVPLRIECFDISHLQGDDVVASMVVFEDGLARKSEYRRFQIKGFEGQDDVRSMHEVISRRFRRYLQEREQTGEWAVPEEDDPGAPSGPVDPETGRPRRFAYPPQLLVVDGGQPQVAAARRALDELGIDDVALCGLAKRLEEVWLPGQDDPVVLPRSSEGLYLLQRVRDEAHRFAIGYQRSKRAKRFTAGGLDAVPGLGETRRTALLKHFGSVKKLRAATVEEICEVPGVGRRTAETVVAALASRPSAAFAVNTATGEIMEETDGSSTDGRQNPGTP, via the coding sequence ATGGCTGACCCGTCCACCTACCGTCCGGCACCGGGGGCGATTCCGACCTCGCCCGGCGTCTACCGGTTCCGGGACGCCCACGGCCGGGTGATCTACGTCGGCAAGGCCAAGAGCCTGCGCCCGCGGCTCTCCTCGTACTTCCAGGACATCGCCAACCTGCACCCGCGCACCGCGACCATGGTCACCACCGCGGCCTCGGTGGAGTGGACGGTGGTCGGCACCGAGGTGGAGGCGCTGCAGCTGGAGTACTCCTGGATCAAGGAGTACGACCCGCGCTTCAACGTCAAGTACCGCGACGACAAGAGCTACCCGGAGCTCGCGGTCACCCTGAACGACGAGTTCCCGCGGGTCCAGGTGATGCGCGGGGCGCACAAGAAGGGCGTGCGCTACTTCGGCCCGTACGGGCACGCCTGGGCGATCCGCGAGACGGTCGACCTGCTGCTGCGGGTCTTCCCGGTGCGCACCTGCTCCAACGGGGTCTTCAAGCGCGCCCAACAGGTCGGCCGCCCCTGCCTGCTGGGCTACATCGGCAAGTGCGCCGCGCCCTGCGTCGGCCGGATCTCGCCCGACGACCATGTCGCGCTGGCCGAGGAGTTCTGCGACTTCATGGCCGGGCGCACCGGCAACTACCTGCGCCGCCTGGAGGACGGGATGCGCGAGGCGGCCGCCGAGTTGGAGTACGAGAAGGCCGCCCGGCTGCGCGACGACATCGAGGCGCTCAAGCGCGCGATGGAGAAGAACGCGGTGGTGCTGGCCGACGGCACCGATGCCGATCTGCTGGCGCTCGCCGAGGACGAGCTGGAAGCCGCCGTGCAGATCTTCCACGTCCGCGGCGGCCGGGTGCGCGGCCAGCGCGGCTGGGTCACCGACAAGGTCGAGGACGTGGACACCGCCGCCCTGGTCGAGCACGCCCTGCAGCAGCTCTACGGCGGCGGCACCGCCGAGGCCGTCCCGCGCGAGGTGCTGGTGCCCGCGCTGCCCGAGCCGGCCGCCCCGGTCCGCGAGTGGCTGACCGGGCTGCGCGGCGCCCAGGTGGACCTGCGGGTGCCCCAGCGCGGCGACAAGAAGGACCTGATGGCCACCGTCGAGCGCAACGCCCAGCAGGCGCTGGCGCTGCACAAGACCAAGCGCGCCTCGGACCTGACCACCCGCAGCCGGGCCCTGCAGGAGATCGCCGACGCGCTGGAGCTGGACTCCGTCCCGCTGCGCATCGAGTGCTTCGACATCTCGCACCTGCAGGGCGACGACGTGGTCGCCTCGATGGTGGTCTTCGAGGACGGGCTGGCCCGCAAGAGCGAGTACCGGCGCTTCCAGATCAAGGGCTTCGAAGGCCAGGACGACGTCCGCTCGATGCACGAGGTGATCAGCCGCCGGTTCCGCCGCTACCTCCAGGAGCGCGAGCAGACCGGCGAGTGGGCGGTCCCCGAGGAGGACGACCCGGGAGCCCCGAGCGGTCCCGTGGATCCCGAGACGGGCCGTCCGCGCCGCTTCGCCTACCCCCCGCAGCTGCTGGTGGTCGACGGCGGCCAGCCGCAGGTGGCCGCCGCCCGGCGCGCGCTGGACGAGCTGGGCATCGACGATGTCGCGCTGTGCGGGCTGGCCAAGCGGCTGGAGGAGGTCTGGCTCCCCGGTCAGGACGACCCCGTGGTGCTGCCGCGCAGCAGCGAGGGCCTCTACCTGCTCCAGCGGGTGCGCGACGAGGCGCACCGCTTCGCGATCGGTTACCAGCGCAGCAAGCGGGCCAAGCGCTTCACCGCCGGCGGCCTGGACGCGGTGCCCGGCCTCGGCGAGACCCGGCGCACGGCGCTGCTCAAGCACTTCGGCTCGGTCAAGAAGCTGCGGGCCGCCACGGTCGAGGAGATCTGCGAGGTCCCCGGCGTCGGGCGGCGCACTGCGGAGACTGTTGTCGCGGCGTTGGCCTCCCGTCCATCCGCCGCATTCGCGGTGAACACCGCGACGGGCGAGATCATGGAAGAGACCGACGGCTCGTCAACGGACGGCCGGCAGAACCCGGGGACACCGTGA
- the rapZ gene encoding RNase adapter RapZ, giving the protein MSDAGGITRPQAGGETAPELVIISGMSGAGRSTAAKCLEDLGWFVVDNLPPALIPTMVDLGARSQGAVARIGVVVDVRGRQFFDDLRASLEELEKRGIRLRVVYLESSEDALVRRFESVRRPHPLQGDGRIVDGIAQERDLLRELRGEADLVIDTSDLNVHQLRAKLDAQFADHDEPELRATVMSFGFKYGLPVDADLVVDCRFLPNPHWVPELRARTGTDSDVADYVFEQPGAKEFLDGYAELLRIVTEGYRREGKRYMTLAVGCTGGKHRSVAMSERLTKRLIADGVETVLVHRDMGRE; this is encoded by the coding sequence GTGTCCGATGCAGGGGGCATCACCCGGCCGCAGGCCGGGGGAGAGACCGCCCCGGAGCTGGTGATCATCTCCGGCATGTCCGGAGCCGGCCGCAGCACCGCGGCCAAGTGCCTGGAGGACCTCGGCTGGTTCGTCGTCGACAATCTGCCGCCGGCCCTCATCCCGACGATGGTCGACCTGGGCGCCCGCTCGCAGGGGGCGGTCGCCAGGATCGGCGTGGTGGTCGACGTCCGGGGCCGGCAGTTCTTCGACGACCTGCGTGCCTCGCTCGAGGAGCTGGAGAAGCGCGGGATCCGGCTGCGGGTGGTCTACCTGGAGTCCTCCGAGGACGCCCTGGTGCGCCGCTTCGAGAGCGTCCGGCGCCCGCACCCGCTGCAGGGCGACGGCCGGATCGTCGACGGCATCGCCCAGGAGCGCGACCTGCTACGCGAGCTGCGCGGTGAGGCCGACCTGGTGATCGACACCTCCGACCTCAACGTCCACCAGCTGCGGGCCAAGCTGGACGCCCAGTTCGCCGACCACGACGAGCCCGAACTGCGGGCCACCGTGATGTCCTTCGGCTTCAAGTACGGCCTGCCGGTCGACGCCGACCTCGTGGTGGACTGCCGCTTCCTGCCCAACCCGCACTGGGTCCCCGAGCTGCGGGCCCGTACCGGGACGGACAGCGACGTCGCCGACTACGTGTTCGAGCAGCCGGGCGCCAAGGAGTTCCTGGACGGTTACGCGGAGCTGCTGCGGATCGTTACCGAGGGTTACCGGCGGGAGGGCAAGCGGTACATGACGCTTGCCGTAGGCTGCACCGGTGGCAAGCATCGCAGCGTGGCCATGTCGGAGCGGTTGACCAAGCGTCTGATCGCCGACGGCGTGGAAACGGTGCTGGTGCACCGCGACATGGGACGGGAGTGA
- the yvcK gene encoding uridine diphosphate-N-acetylglucosamine-binding protein YvcK, whose product MTALGGGQGLSASLSALRRLTSDLTAVVTVADDGGSSGRLRAELGVLPPGDLRKALAALCGDDDWGRTWSEVIQQRFTGSGELGGHAVGNLLIVALWEKLGDPVAALEWVGRLLNVQGRVLPMSAVPLDIEAVVRGHDPARPGELSAVRGQADVAVTPGTVQSVRLLPEEPPAVPEAVEAVLDADWVVLGPGSWFTSVLPHLLVPELAKALTVTKARRLLTLNLAPQPGETEGFTPQRHLEVLADHAPGLAVDAILVDERAVTGGAFGQADLAGLEKAAGRMGAALVLDRVAAADGTPRHDPELLAAAYDRIFRTHGRIGPWR is encoded by the coding sequence ATCACCGCGCTGGGCGGCGGCCAGGGCCTCTCGGCCTCGCTGTCCGCCCTGCGCCGGCTCACCAGCGACCTGACCGCGGTGGTCACCGTCGCCGACGACGGCGGCTCCAGCGGCCGGCTGCGCGCCGAGCTCGGCGTGCTGCCCCCGGGCGACCTGCGCAAGGCGCTGGCCGCCCTGTGCGGCGACGACGACTGGGGCCGCACCTGGTCCGAGGTGATCCAGCAGCGCTTCACCGGCAGCGGCGAGCTGGGCGGGCACGCGGTCGGCAACCTGCTGATCGTGGCGCTCTGGGAGAAGCTCGGCGACCCGGTGGCCGCCCTGGAGTGGGTCGGCCGACTGCTCAACGTCCAGGGCCGGGTGCTTCCGATGTCGGCCGTCCCGCTGGACATCGAGGCCGTGGTACGCGGCCACGACCCGGCCCGCCCGGGCGAGCTCAGCGCCGTCCGCGGCCAGGCCGACGTGGCGGTCACCCCCGGCACCGTGCAGTCCGTGCGGCTGCTGCCCGAGGAGCCGCCGGCCGTCCCGGAGGCCGTCGAGGCGGTGCTGGACGCGGACTGGGTGGTGCTCGGCCCCGGCTCCTGGTTCACCAGCGTGCTGCCGCACCTGCTGGTGCCCGAGCTGGCCAAGGCGCTGACCGTGACCAAGGCCCGGCGCCTGCTGACCCTCAACCTGGCGCCGCAGCCCGGCGAGACCGAGGGCTTCACCCCGCAGCGCCACCTGGAGGTGCTCGCCGACCACGCCCCCGGGCTCGCGGTGGATGCGATCCTGGTGGACGAGCGGGCGGTGACCGGCGGCGCCTTCGGCCAGGCCGACCTGGCCGGCCTGGAGAAGGCGGCCGGCCGGATGGGCGCGGCGCTGGTGCTGGACCGGGTGGCGGCGGCCGACGGCACGCCGCGACACGACCCTGAGCTTCTGGCGGCCGCGTACGACCGGATTTTCCGGACACATGGAAGGATCGGCCCATGGCGATGA